In the Lepisosteus oculatus isolate fLepOcu1 chromosome 6, fLepOcu1.hap2, whole genome shotgun sequence genome, one interval contains:
- the mak gene encoding serine/threonine-protein kinase MAK isoform X1, protein MNRYTALKQLGDGTYGSVLMGKSNDSGELVAIKRMKRKFYSWEECMNLREVKSLKKLNHANVIKLKEVIRENDHLYFVFEYMKENLYQLMKDRENKMFTENEIRNITFQVLSGLAFVHKHGFFHRDMKPENLLCMGPELVKIADFGLAREIRSRPPYTDYVSTRWYRAPEVLLRSSVYSSPIDLWAVGCIMAELYTLRPLFPGNSEVDEIFKICQVLGTVKKTDWPEGYQLAAAMNFRFPQCVPTHLKTLIPNASSEAIALMKDMLQWDPQKRPTAVQALRYPYFQVGQALGPPPQGAEQQKAQSKPAQPTEPKAKAPAKADLQSSPEPAPRAQAQSRASLQPLQQNQLPQPAPSKTGLPKDTSRQDPPYLPTVNNSSPPKPPAVGNENSNLMGIKSGRRRWGQTALKASDSWDDFDDSDIGVSFSKKPSIGSIKEKQNDDSFFRSTEQKPVNTYGAANRIPSNTMVNRIDTGLSNSASARQHYLRQSRYLPGVNPKNTSLIANKDPSRDLWGNASSLINKPLGPIGSGLSITRVNAEDSLSKPTDKASLKEKTLEKLEEHKGTFIGSNYNPGGVYIPTFQKKEVGSAGQRIQLEPIGGPSANYEGWKSKAARSQMSGSSFHTPGKNSGSLLARAPAVQPVHGRVDWAAKYGGHR, encoded by the exons GATGAAGAGAAAGTTTTACTCGTGGGAGGAGTGCATGAACCTGCGAGAAGTCAAG TCACTGAAGAAGCTGAATCATGCAAATGTCATTAAATTAAAGGAGGTGATCAGGGAAAATGACCATTTGTACTTTGTTTTTGAATATATGAAAGAAAATCTGTATCAGCTTATGAAGGACCG TGAAAATAAGATGTTTACTGAAAACGAAATAAGGAACATAACGTTCCAAGTGCTCTCTGGTTTAGCCTTTGTGCACAAGCATG GATTTTTCCATCGTGATATGAAACCTGAAAACTTGCTTTGTATGGGCCCCGAGCTGGTAAAGATTGCAGACTTTGGATTAGCAAGGGAAATCCGGTCACGTCCTCCATACACAGACTATGTGTCCACTAGATG GTACCGAGCTCCAGAGGTGTTGCTGAGGTCTTCAGTGTACAGCTCTCCCATTGACTTATGGGCAGTGGGCTGTATCATGGCTGAGCTTTACACTCTTAGACCTCTTTTCCCGGGGAACAGCGAAGTCGATGAGATTTTTAAGATTTGCCAAGTTCTAGGAACCGTTAAAAAG ACTGACTGGCCTGAAGGGTACCAGCTTGCTGCAGCGATGAATTTCCGCTTCCCGCAGTGTGTACCCACCCACCTGAAAACGCTCATTCCCAATGCCAGCAGCGAAGCCATCGCTCTGATGAAAGACATGCTGCAGTGGGATCCCCAAAAGAGGCCGACTGCTGTCCAg GCTCTCCGATACCCTTACTTCCAAGTGGGCCAGGCATTGGGACCCCCTCCACAGGGCGCGGAGCAGCAGAAGGCCCAGAGCAAGCCAGCACAGCCCACAGAGCCCAAGGCGAAGGCCCCGGCCAAAGCTGACCTGCAGTCTTCTCCAGAGCCTGCCCCCCGGGCACAGGCCCAGAGCAGGGCCAGCCTCCAGCCCCTGCAGCAGAACCAGCTTCCACAGCCGGCACCCAGCAAGACGGGGCTGCCGAAGGACACTTCCAGACAGGACCCACCATATCTGCCCACGGTCAACAACAGCTCCCCGCCG AAACCACCCGCTGTGGGGAATGAAAACTCCAATCTAATGGGAATCAAGAGTGGGCGAAGACGATGGGGCCAGACTGCGTTAAAAGCCTCAGACAGCTGGGATGATTTCGATGACTCGGACATTGGTGTCTCTTTCTCCAAGAAGCCCAGCATAGGATCGATAAAGGAAAAACAGAATGACGACTCCTTCTTTCG GTCTACAGAACAAAAGCCTGTCAATACATATGGTGCCGCAAACAGAATACCTTCCAATACCATGGTAAATCGGATTGACACAGGACTTTCAAACTCAGCTTCAGCAAGACAGCACTACTTACGCCAGTCCAGATATCTTCCTG GGGTAAATCCTAAGAATACATCTTTAATTGCAAATAAGGATCCATCCAGAGATTTGTGGGGCAATGCTTCTTCTTTAATAAATAAACCACTGGGGCCTATTGGATCAGGCCTGTCCATCACCAGAGTCAATGCAG AAGATAGTCTGTCTAAACCCACTGATAAGGCATCTCTAAAAGAAAAGACCCTTGAAAAATTAGAGGAACACAAAG GAACATTTATAGGTTCCAACTACAACCCTGGTGGAGTTTACATACCGACATTCCAGAAAAAGGAAGTCGGATCTGCAGGGCAAAGAATTCAGCTGGAACCCATAGGAGGTCCATCAGCAA ATTATGAAGGATGGAAGAGCAAAGCAGCTAGATCACAAATGTCCGGATCAAGCTTCCACACACCGGGAAAGAATTCCGGTAGTCTTCTGGCTCGTGCACCCGCTGTTCAGCCAGTGCATGGCAGGGTGGACTGGGCAGCCAAATATGGAGGCCATCGGTAG
- the mak gene encoding serine/threonine-protein kinase MAK isoform X4, with product MNRYTALKQLGDGTYGSVLMGKSNDSGELVAIKRMKRKFYSWEECMNLREVKSLKKLNHANVIKLKEVIRENDHLYFVFEYMKENLYQLMKDRENKMFTENEIRNITFQVLSGLAFVHKHGFFHRDMKPENLLCMGPELVKIADFGLAREIRSRPPYTDYVSTRWYRAPEVLLRSSVYSSPIDLWAVGCIMAELYTLRPLFPGNSEVDEIFKICQVLGTVKKTDWPEGYQLAAAMNFRFPQCVPTHLKTLIPNASSEAIALMKDMLQWDPQKRPTAVQALRYPYFQVGQALGPPPQGAEQQKAQSKPAQPTEPKAKAPAKADLQSSPEPAPRAQAQSRASLQPLQQNQLPQPAPSKTGLPKDTSRQDPPYLPTVNNSSPPKPPAVGNENSNLMGIKSGRRRWGQTALKASDSWDDFDDSDIGVSFSKKPSIGSIKEKQNDDSFFRSTEQKPVNTYGAANRIPSNTMVNRIDTGLSNSASARQHYLRQSRYLPGVNPKNTSLIANKDPSRDLWGNASSLINKPLGPIGSGLSITRVNAGTFIGSNYNPGGVYIPTFQKKEVGSAGQRIQLEPIGGPSANYEGWKSKAARSQMSGSSFHTPGKNSGSLLARAPAVQPVHGRVDWAAKYGGHR from the exons GATGAAGAGAAAGTTTTACTCGTGGGAGGAGTGCATGAACCTGCGAGAAGTCAAG TCACTGAAGAAGCTGAATCATGCAAATGTCATTAAATTAAAGGAGGTGATCAGGGAAAATGACCATTTGTACTTTGTTTTTGAATATATGAAAGAAAATCTGTATCAGCTTATGAAGGACCG TGAAAATAAGATGTTTACTGAAAACGAAATAAGGAACATAACGTTCCAAGTGCTCTCTGGTTTAGCCTTTGTGCACAAGCATG GATTTTTCCATCGTGATATGAAACCTGAAAACTTGCTTTGTATGGGCCCCGAGCTGGTAAAGATTGCAGACTTTGGATTAGCAAGGGAAATCCGGTCACGTCCTCCATACACAGACTATGTGTCCACTAGATG GTACCGAGCTCCAGAGGTGTTGCTGAGGTCTTCAGTGTACAGCTCTCCCATTGACTTATGGGCAGTGGGCTGTATCATGGCTGAGCTTTACACTCTTAGACCTCTTTTCCCGGGGAACAGCGAAGTCGATGAGATTTTTAAGATTTGCCAAGTTCTAGGAACCGTTAAAAAG ACTGACTGGCCTGAAGGGTACCAGCTTGCTGCAGCGATGAATTTCCGCTTCCCGCAGTGTGTACCCACCCACCTGAAAACGCTCATTCCCAATGCCAGCAGCGAAGCCATCGCTCTGATGAAAGACATGCTGCAGTGGGATCCCCAAAAGAGGCCGACTGCTGTCCAg GCTCTCCGATACCCTTACTTCCAAGTGGGCCAGGCATTGGGACCCCCTCCACAGGGCGCGGAGCAGCAGAAGGCCCAGAGCAAGCCAGCACAGCCCACAGAGCCCAAGGCGAAGGCCCCGGCCAAAGCTGACCTGCAGTCTTCTCCAGAGCCTGCCCCCCGGGCACAGGCCCAGAGCAGGGCCAGCCTCCAGCCCCTGCAGCAGAACCAGCTTCCACAGCCGGCACCCAGCAAGACGGGGCTGCCGAAGGACACTTCCAGACAGGACCCACCATATCTGCCCACGGTCAACAACAGCTCCCCGCCG AAACCACCCGCTGTGGGGAATGAAAACTCCAATCTAATGGGAATCAAGAGTGGGCGAAGACGATGGGGCCAGACTGCGTTAAAAGCCTCAGACAGCTGGGATGATTTCGATGACTCGGACATTGGTGTCTCTTTCTCCAAGAAGCCCAGCATAGGATCGATAAAGGAAAAACAGAATGACGACTCCTTCTTTCG GTCTACAGAACAAAAGCCTGTCAATACATATGGTGCCGCAAACAGAATACCTTCCAATACCATGGTAAATCGGATTGACACAGGACTTTCAAACTCAGCTTCAGCAAGACAGCACTACTTACGCCAGTCCAGATATCTTCCTG GGGTAAATCCTAAGAATACATCTTTAATTGCAAATAAGGATCCATCCAGAGATTTGTGGGGCAATGCTTCTTCTTTAATAAATAAACCACTGGGGCCTATTGGATCAGGCCTGTCCATCACCAGAGTCAATGCAG GAACATTTATAGGTTCCAACTACAACCCTGGTGGAGTTTACATACCGACATTCCAGAAAAAGGAAGTCGGATCTGCAGGGCAAAGAATTCAGCTGGAACCCATAGGAGGTCCATCAGCAA ATTATGAAGGATGGAAGAGCAAAGCAGCTAGATCACAAATGTCCGGATCAAGCTTCCACACACCGGGAAAGAATTCCGGTAGTCTTCTGGCTCGTGCACCCGCTGTTCAGCCAGTGCATGGCAGGGTGGACTGGGCAGCCAAATATGGAGGCCATCGGTAG
- the mak gene encoding serine/threonine-protein kinase MAK isoform X3 → MNRYTALKQLGDGTYGSVLMGKSNDSGELVAIKRMKRKFYSWEECMNLREVKSLKKLNHANVIKLKEVIRENDHLYFVFEYMKENLYQLMKDRENKMFTENEIRNITFQVLSGLAFVHKHGFFHRDMKPENLLCMGPELVKIADFGLAREIRSRPPYTDYVSTRWYRAPEVLLRSSVYSSPIDLWAVGCIMAELYTLRPLFPGNSEVDEIFKICQVLGTVKKTDWPEGYQLAAAMNFRFPQCVPTHLKTLIPNASSEAIALMKDMLQWDPQKRPTAVQALRYPYFQVGQALGPPPQGAEQQKAQSKPAQPTEPKAKAPAKADLQSSPEPAPRAQAQSRASLQPLQQNQLPQPAPSKTGLPKDTSRQDPPYLPTVNNSSPPKPPAVGNENSNLMGIKSGRRRWGQTALKASDSWDDFDDSDIGVSFSKKPSIGSIKEKQNDDSFFRSTEQKPVNTYGAANRIPSNTMVNRIDTGLSNSASARQHYLRQSRYLPGVNPKNTSLIANKDPSRDLWGNASSLINKPLGPIGSGLSITRVNADSLSKPTDKASLKEKTLEKLEEHKGTFIGSNYNPGGVYIPTFQKKEVGSAGQRIQLEPIGGPSANYEGWKSKAARSQMSGSSFHTPGKNSGSLLARAPAVQPVHGRVDWAAKYGGHR, encoded by the exons GATGAAGAGAAAGTTTTACTCGTGGGAGGAGTGCATGAACCTGCGAGAAGTCAAG TCACTGAAGAAGCTGAATCATGCAAATGTCATTAAATTAAAGGAGGTGATCAGGGAAAATGACCATTTGTACTTTGTTTTTGAATATATGAAAGAAAATCTGTATCAGCTTATGAAGGACCG TGAAAATAAGATGTTTACTGAAAACGAAATAAGGAACATAACGTTCCAAGTGCTCTCTGGTTTAGCCTTTGTGCACAAGCATG GATTTTTCCATCGTGATATGAAACCTGAAAACTTGCTTTGTATGGGCCCCGAGCTGGTAAAGATTGCAGACTTTGGATTAGCAAGGGAAATCCGGTCACGTCCTCCATACACAGACTATGTGTCCACTAGATG GTACCGAGCTCCAGAGGTGTTGCTGAGGTCTTCAGTGTACAGCTCTCCCATTGACTTATGGGCAGTGGGCTGTATCATGGCTGAGCTTTACACTCTTAGACCTCTTTTCCCGGGGAACAGCGAAGTCGATGAGATTTTTAAGATTTGCCAAGTTCTAGGAACCGTTAAAAAG ACTGACTGGCCTGAAGGGTACCAGCTTGCTGCAGCGATGAATTTCCGCTTCCCGCAGTGTGTACCCACCCACCTGAAAACGCTCATTCCCAATGCCAGCAGCGAAGCCATCGCTCTGATGAAAGACATGCTGCAGTGGGATCCCCAAAAGAGGCCGACTGCTGTCCAg GCTCTCCGATACCCTTACTTCCAAGTGGGCCAGGCATTGGGACCCCCTCCACAGGGCGCGGAGCAGCAGAAGGCCCAGAGCAAGCCAGCACAGCCCACAGAGCCCAAGGCGAAGGCCCCGGCCAAAGCTGACCTGCAGTCTTCTCCAGAGCCTGCCCCCCGGGCACAGGCCCAGAGCAGGGCCAGCCTCCAGCCCCTGCAGCAGAACCAGCTTCCACAGCCGGCACCCAGCAAGACGGGGCTGCCGAAGGACACTTCCAGACAGGACCCACCATATCTGCCCACGGTCAACAACAGCTCCCCGCCG AAACCACCCGCTGTGGGGAATGAAAACTCCAATCTAATGGGAATCAAGAGTGGGCGAAGACGATGGGGCCAGACTGCGTTAAAAGCCTCAGACAGCTGGGATGATTTCGATGACTCGGACATTGGTGTCTCTTTCTCCAAGAAGCCCAGCATAGGATCGATAAAGGAAAAACAGAATGACGACTCCTTCTTTCG GTCTACAGAACAAAAGCCTGTCAATACATATGGTGCCGCAAACAGAATACCTTCCAATACCATGGTAAATCGGATTGACACAGGACTTTCAAACTCAGCTTCAGCAAGACAGCACTACTTACGCCAGTCCAGATATCTTCCTG GGGTAAATCCTAAGAATACATCTTTAATTGCAAATAAGGATCCATCCAGAGATTTGTGGGGCAATGCTTCTTCTTTAATAAATAAACCACTGGGGCCTATTGGATCAGGCCTGTCCATCACCAGAGTCAATGCAG ATAGTCTGTCTAAACCCACTGATAAGGCATCTCTAAAAGAAAAGACCCTTGAAAAATTAGAGGAACACAAAG GAACATTTATAGGTTCCAACTACAACCCTGGTGGAGTTTACATACCGACATTCCAGAAAAAGGAAGTCGGATCTGCAGGGCAAAGAATTCAGCTGGAACCCATAGGAGGTCCATCAGCAA ATTATGAAGGATGGAAGAGCAAAGCAGCTAGATCACAAATGTCCGGATCAAGCTTCCACACACCGGGAAAGAATTCCGGTAGTCTTCTGGCTCGTGCACCCGCTGTTCAGCCAGTGCATGGCAGGGTGGACTGGGCAGCCAAATATGGAGGCCATCGGTAG
- the mak gene encoding serine/threonine-protein kinase MAK isoform X2 produces MNRYTALKQLGDGTYGSVLMGKSNDSGELVAIKRMKRKFYSWEECMNLREVKSLKKLNHANVIKLKEVIRENDHLYFVFEYMKENLYQLMKDRNKLFPESVIRNIIYQILQGLSFIHKHGFFHRDMKPENLLCMGPELVKIADFGLAREIRSRPPYTDYVSTRWYRAPEVLLRSSVYSSPIDLWAVGCIMAELYTLRPLFPGNSEVDEIFKICQVLGTVKKTDWPEGYQLAAAMNFRFPQCVPTHLKTLIPNASSEAIALMKDMLQWDPQKRPTAVQALRYPYFQVGQALGPPPQGAEQQKAQSKPAQPTEPKAKAPAKADLQSSPEPAPRAQAQSRASLQPLQQNQLPQPAPSKTGLPKDTSRQDPPYLPTVNNSSPPKPPAVGNENSNLMGIKSGRRRWGQTALKASDSWDDFDDSDIGVSFSKKPSIGSIKEKQNDDSFFRSTEQKPVNTYGAANRIPSNTMVNRIDTGLSNSASARQHYLRQSRYLPGVNPKNTSLIANKDPSRDLWGNASSLINKPLGPIGSGLSITRVNAEDSLSKPTDKASLKEKTLEKLEEHKGTFIGSNYNPGGVYIPTFQKKEVGSAGQRIQLEPIGGPSANYEGWKSKAARSQMSGSSFHTPGKNSGSLLARAPAVQPVHGRVDWAAKYGGHR; encoded by the exons GATGAAGAGAAAGTTTTACTCGTGGGAGGAGTGCATGAACCTGCGAGAAGTCAAG TCACTGAAGAAGCTGAATCATGCAAATGTCATTAAATTAAAGGAGGTGATCAGGGAAAATGACCATTTGTACTTTGTTTTTGAATATATGAAAGAAAATCTGTATCAGCTTATGAAGGACCG aaacaagTTGTTCCCCGAGTCTGTCATCAGAAATATAATATATCAGATATTACAAGGGCTGTCTTTTATCCATAAGCATG GATTTTTCCATCGTGATATGAAACCTGAAAACTTGCTTTGTATGGGCCCCGAGCTGGTAAAGATTGCAGACTTTGGATTAGCAAGGGAAATCCGGTCACGTCCTCCATACACAGACTATGTGTCCACTAGATG GTACCGAGCTCCAGAGGTGTTGCTGAGGTCTTCAGTGTACAGCTCTCCCATTGACTTATGGGCAGTGGGCTGTATCATGGCTGAGCTTTACACTCTTAGACCTCTTTTCCCGGGGAACAGCGAAGTCGATGAGATTTTTAAGATTTGCCAAGTTCTAGGAACCGTTAAAAAG ACTGACTGGCCTGAAGGGTACCAGCTTGCTGCAGCGATGAATTTCCGCTTCCCGCAGTGTGTACCCACCCACCTGAAAACGCTCATTCCCAATGCCAGCAGCGAAGCCATCGCTCTGATGAAAGACATGCTGCAGTGGGATCCCCAAAAGAGGCCGACTGCTGTCCAg GCTCTCCGATACCCTTACTTCCAAGTGGGCCAGGCATTGGGACCCCCTCCACAGGGCGCGGAGCAGCAGAAGGCCCAGAGCAAGCCAGCACAGCCCACAGAGCCCAAGGCGAAGGCCCCGGCCAAAGCTGACCTGCAGTCTTCTCCAGAGCCTGCCCCCCGGGCACAGGCCCAGAGCAGGGCCAGCCTCCAGCCCCTGCAGCAGAACCAGCTTCCACAGCCGGCACCCAGCAAGACGGGGCTGCCGAAGGACACTTCCAGACAGGACCCACCATATCTGCCCACGGTCAACAACAGCTCCCCGCCG AAACCACCCGCTGTGGGGAATGAAAACTCCAATCTAATGGGAATCAAGAGTGGGCGAAGACGATGGGGCCAGACTGCGTTAAAAGCCTCAGACAGCTGGGATGATTTCGATGACTCGGACATTGGTGTCTCTTTCTCCAAGAAGCCCAGCATAGGATCGATAAAGGAAAAACAGAATGACGACTCCTTCTTTCG GTCTACAGAACAAAAGCCTGTCAATACATATGGTGCCGCAAACAGAATACCTTCCAATACCATGGTAAATCGGATTGACACAGGACTTTCAAACTCAGCTTCAGCAAGACAGCACTACTTACGCCAGTCCAGATATCTTCCTG GGGTAAATCCTAAGAATACATCTTTAATTGCAAATAAGGATCCATCCAGAGATTTGTGGGGCAATGCTTCTTCTTTAATAAATAAACCACTGGGGCCTATTGGATCAGGCCTGTCCATCACCAGAGTCAATGCAG AAGATAGTCTGTCTAAACCCACTGATAAGGCATCTCTAAAAGAAAAGACCCTTGAAAAATTAGAGGAACACAAAG GAACATTTATAGGTTCCAACTACAACCCTGGTGGAGTTTACATACCGACATTCCAGAAAAAGGAAGTCGGATCTGCAGGGCAAAGAATTCAGCTGGAACCCATAGGAGGTCCATCAGCAA ATTATGAAGGATGGAAGAGCAAAGCAGCTAGATCACAAATGTCCGGATCAAGCTTCCACACACCGGGAAAGAATTCCGGTAGTCTTCTGGCTCGTGCACCCGCTGTTCAGCCAGTGCATGGCAGGGTGGACTGGGCAGCCAAATATGGAGGCCATCGGTAG
- the mak gene encoding serine/threonine-protein kinase MAK isoform X5, translating to MKPENLLCMGPELVKIADFGLAREIRSRPPYTDYVSTRWYRAPEVLLRSSVYSSPIDLWAVGCIMAELYTLRPLFPGNSEVDEIFKICQVLGTVKKTDWPEGYQLAAAMNFRFPQCVPTHLKTLIPNASSEAIALMKDMLQWDPQKRPTAVQALRYPYFQVGQALGPPPQGAEQQKAQSKPAQPTEPKAKAPAKADLQSSPEPAPRAQAQSRASLQPLQQNQLPQPAPSKTGLPKDTSRQDPPYLPTVNNSSPPKPPAVGNENSNLMGIKSGRRRWGQTALKASDSWDDFDDSDIGVSFSKKPSIGSIKEKQNDDSFFRSTEQKPVNTYGAANRIPSNTMVNRIDTGLSNSASARQHYLRQSRYLPGVNPKNTSLIANKDPSRDLWGNASSLINKPLGPIGSGLSITRVNAEDSLSKPTDKASLKEKTLEKLEEHKGTFIGSNYNPGGVYIPTFQKKEVGSAGQRIQLEPIGGPSANYEGWKSKAARSQMSGSSFHTPGKNSGSLLARAPAVQPVHGRVDWAAKYGGHR from the exons ATGAAACCTGAAAACTTGCTTTGTATGGGCCCCGAGCTGGTAAAGATTGCAGACTTTGGATTAGCAAGGGAAATCCGGTCACGTCCTCCATACACAGACTATGTGTCCACTAGATG GTACCGAGCTCCAGAGGTGTTGCTGAGGTCTTCAGTGTACAGCTCTCCCATTGACTTATGGGCAGTGGGCTGTATCATGGCTGAGCTTTACACTCTTAGACCTCTTTTCCCGGGGAACAGCGAAGTCGATGAGATTTTTAAGATTTGCCAAGTTCTAGGAACCGTTAAAAAG ACTGACTGGCCTGAAGGGTACCAGCTTGCTGCAGCGATGAATTTCCGCTTCCCGCAGTGTGTACCCACCCACCTGAAAACGCTCATTCCCAATGCCAGCAGCGAAGCCATCGCTCTGATGAAAGACATGCTGCAGTGGGATCCCCAAAAGAGGCCGACTGCTGTCCAg GCTCTCCGATACCCTTACTTCCAAGTGGGCCAGGCATTGGGACCCCCTCCACAGGGCGCGGAGCAGCAGAAGGCCCAGAGCAAGCCAGCACAGCCCACAGAGCCCAAGGCGAAGGCCCCGGCCAAAGCTGACCTGCAGTCTTCTCCAGAGCCTGCCCCCCGGGCACAGGCCCAGAGCAGGGCCAGCCTCCAGCCCCTGCAGCAGAACCAGCTTCCACAGCCGGCACCCAGCAAGACGGGGCTGCCGAAGGACACTTCCAGACAGGACCCACCATATCTGCCCACGGTCAACAACAGCTCCCCGCCG AAACCACCCGCTGTGGGGAATGAAAACTCCAATCTAATGGGAATCAAGAGTGGGCGAAGACGATGGGGCCAGACTGCGTTAAAAGCCTCAGACAGCTGGGATGATTTCGATGACTCGGACATTGGTGTCTCTTTCTCCAAGAAGCCCAGCATAGGATCGATAAAGGAAAAACAGAATGACGACTCCTTCTTTCG GTCTACAGAACAAAAGCCTGTCAATACATATGGTGCCGCAAACAGAATACCTTCCAATACCATGGTAAATCGGATTGACACAGGACTTTCAAACTCAGCTTCAGCAAGACAGCACTACTTACGCCAGTCCAGATATCTTCCTG GGGTAAATCCTAAGAATACATCTTTAATTGCAAATAAGGATCCATCCAGAGATTTGTGGGGCAATGCTTCTTCTTTAATAAATAAACCACTGGGGCCTATTGGATCAGGCCTGTCCATCACCAGAGTCAATGCAG AAGATAGTCTGTCTAAACCCACTGATAAGGCATCTCTAAAAGAAAAGACCCTTGAAAAATTAGAGGAACACAAAG GAACATTTATAGGTTCCAACTACAACCCTGGTGGAGTTTACATACCGACATTCCAGAAAAAGGAAGTCGGATCTGCAGGGCAAAGAATTCAGCTGGAACCCATAGGAGGTCCATCAGCAA ATTATGAAGGATGGAAGAGCAAAGCAGCTAGATCACAAATGTCCGGATCAAGCTTCCACACACCGGGAAAGAATTCCGGTAGTCTTCTGGCTCGTGCACCCGCTGTTCAGCCAGTGCATGGCAGGGTGGACTGGGCAGCCAAATATGGAGGCCATCGGTAG